In the genome of Synergistaceae bacterium, the window CTCATAGCCTGAATATTTTTCCGGGTATTTTATCTCCGGCCATGTCTTTATGTCGAGAAAGCCGCCCCATTCCTCCGGGTGATTCGTAAATCTCTTCATGAACGAGGCGTAACAATATTTGCAGGAATGCTCACAGCCTGTATACGGGTTTGCGGAATAATCCGAGACAGGGAGATTCGATTTCGTCAGCACGGATTTTGTCATCACTTCACGAATAATCATCGCAAATTTTTCACCCCTAGCATATTTCTATTGCTATGCAGGTTATGTTGTCGACTCCGCCGCGTTTTAGTGCCTCGTCCACAAGATAATTAACCCCGTCCGTTACTGTCCCGGATTCTTTCATGAGGGCGGAAATTTCGCGGTGAGTCAGCATTTCATTAAGGCCGTCAGTACTCAGCAATATTCGCCTGTTGTCGTCAAAAGAAAAAGACCCGTAAGAATCAGGAGCCGCCCCGAAACTGTCATACATCCCAAGAAAACGAGTCAGCCTGTGCCGCAGTGGACTCTTCTCCGCGTTACGGGGACTCATCATTCCCATTCTCACGCGATCTTCCGCCACCGTGTGATCGTCCGTGATACGTGTCAGGACTCCGCTGTTGTCCCGGTAGATTCTTGAGTCGCCGAGATTGTAGACGCTGAACGAGTCCGTCCCAAACACAACAAGACCGAGAGTCGCGCCCGTAATTATATGCTCACTGAGCATAATGTCCCGGAGTCGCCCGTGAACGTCAAAAGCGTACCTGCTGACAGCCTCATAGCCGCCCAAAATGATTTCCCCGCAATGCTCCGCGAGAGTCTCAGCCGAAACAAGCGAGGCAAGCTCCCCGCAGTCATGTCCGCCCATGCCGTCAAAAACAGCGAAAACGCACGGGATTTCAGCAACACCGCTCAGGAAAAACGGCCTGCCATATTCTGAAGGGGTCATGTAGATTCCGCTGCAGAAAAAGTTATCTTCATTGTTCGTTCTGACTCTCCCAGTCTCGGAGCGCACCGCAAATTTCACGACTGTCATCACTAAACCGCCTCCGGGAATATAATATCATCATGGAAAAGTTAGACCGCTCATTTTACGCCCGCAATGCCTGCAATGTAGCTCATGACTTAATCGGGAAAATCCTCGTTCACGGACTCACATCGGGGGTTATTGTCGAGGCTGAAGCCTACAGAGGCCCGGAGGACAAAGCCGCACACAGTTACGCCGGAAAACGCACAGCACGAACGGAGATAATGTTTCACGAGGGCGGACTCGCGTATGTCTATCTCATCTACGGAATGTATCACTGCTTCAACGTTACAGCCAGCATACCGGGAAAACCTGAAGCCGTATTGATTCGCGCTCTTGAACCGCTTGACGGACTCCCGCTCATGATTCAGAGGCGGGGAATTTCTGACGCTCGCAATCTCTGCAACGGGCCGGGGAAATTATGTCAGGCAATGGGAATCACAACGGAGCATTACGGGATTGACCTTTGCGGGGATGAGATTTACATCACGGAGGGCAGAAATGATTTCAGGGTGATGACCTCAGAGCGGGTTAATATTGATTACGCAGAGGAATATAGAAATGTCTTATGGAGATATTTTGCGGAGGAAAGCAAGTTTGTATCAAGAGTGAAAGAAAACCGCCCGCAATTTCTCACGGACGGCAGTTAGTCGGCATTATTCCGGGTCTTTGCCCCAGAGTCCCTTCTTCTGTTCGCGTGCCTCGCGCTGAATGTGAACGAATATATTTGCGTACCGGGAATTTGGCTGTACCGTCATCA includes:
- a CDS encoding serine/threonine-protein phosphatase gives rise to the protein MTVVKFAVRSETGRVRTNNEDNFFCSGIYMTPSEYGRPFFLSGVAEIPCVFAVFDGMGGHDCGELASLVSAETLAEHCGEIILGGYEAVSRYAFDVHGRLRDIMLSEHIITGATLGLVVFGTDSFSVYNLGDSRIYRDNSGVLTRITDDHTVAEDRVRMGMMSPRNAEKSPLRHRLTRFLGMYDSFGAAPDSYGSFSFDDNRRILLSTDGLNEMLTHREISALMKESGTVTDGVNYLVDEALKRGGVDNITCIAIEIC
- a CDS encoding DNA-3-methyladenine glycosylase; translated protein: MEKLDRSFYARNACNVAHDLIGKILVHGLTSGVIVEAEAYRGPEDKAAHSYAGKRTARTEIMFHEGGLAYVYLIYGMYHCFNVTASIPGKPEAVLIRALEPLDGLPLMIQRRGISDARNLCNGPGKLCQAMGITTEHYGIDLCGDEIYITEGRNDFRVMTSERVNIDYAEEYRNVLWRYFAEESKFVSRVKENRPQFLTDGS